CGAATATTGATAAAGGGAATTCCGGAATTAAGATTCCAATTGATTCGATCACTCTTGAAGGAAACCTGATTATTCCGGAAGGGGCAAAGGGAATTGTTATTTTTGCTCACGGCAGCGGGAGCAGCCGGCACAGCCCACGCAACCAGTATATTGCACAGGAGCTTCAGAGAAGTGGCATTGGGACCCTTTTATTCGACCTTCTGACAGTCGAAGAAGAGAGAATCGATATGCTAACGCGCAATCTCCGTTTTGATATTGACCTGCTTGCAAACCGCCTTGTAAATGTAACAACCTGGATTTTAAGCAACCCTGCTACTAAAAACTTTAAAATAGGTTACTTCGGTGCCAGTACAGGCGCTGCAGCTGCGCTCATGGCTGCAAAAGAACACGGGAACACGATAAAAGCAATTGTTTCGAGAGGAGGGCGACCTGACCTTGCTGAAAGTGCCCTGATATATGTAGATGCACCTACACTGCTTATTGTAGGCGGAAAAGACACTCAGGTAATAGACCTGAACCAGTGGGCTTTTAACAGGATGACCATGCTGGATAAAGAAATTAAAATTGTTCCCGGTGCCACACATCTTTTTGAAGAACAGGGAACGTTAGAAGAAGTTGCTAGTTTAGCCAGGGAGTGGTTTAATGAATATCTTTAAAGAAAGAATATAGAGACGGAAACCCCCCGGTATTCCCAGGCAATTTACGTAACAAAGGTTGCGATAGCTTCAAACGTTTTGCTGACAGGTTTTTAAATTTTTTGCAGGGAGAATGGGTAACAGTTCAGCAATGGTTGCCGATACCGTACATTCCATGTCAGATTTCATGACCGATACCGCAGTAATAGCAGGTTTATACGAGCCATGAGTTCTGGAGCACAAAGCCATTAAGAACTTAGATAGACAAATGTGATATTGGGGAAATTTATGACAAACGAGATAAAAATAGGGGAGACAATCAAGGACTTCCGGTTAAGAGACCAGAAAAGGGAAGAAGTGCATCTTTATGATCTGAAAGGAAAGAAGGTACTCCTGTCCTTTCACCCTCTTGCCTGGACGAAAGTATGTGCAGAACAAATGAAGTTGCTTGAGGAAAACCATGAGCTTTTTGCTGAATTGAACACAGTACCTCTTGGGATAAGTGTGGATTCCATGCCGTCAAAAAAAGCCTGGTCAAGGGAACTTGGTATCATGCACATAAGGCTCCTTTCAGATTTCTGGCCGCATGGAAAAGTCGCCAGAATATATGGAATCTTCAAGGAAAAGGAAGGTGTTTCTGAAAGAGCAAATATAATTATTGACGAAGATCAGAAAGTGGTATTCTTCAAGAAATATCCGGGGCATGAGCTTCCTGATATAAAGGAGGTCATAGAGGTTCTGAAAAATTGAGGATTAGGTTATCAGGTTGTCAGTGAAAATTTACAGATTTAGTTTAGAAAAAAGCCGCCGGGGGGACTTGAACCCCCGACCTGCTGATTACGAATCAGCCGCTATACCGCTAAGCCACGACGGCTCATGGATTGAAAAATAAGCAGACTTAAAATAGCGATCAAGAATTTAACTATTTCGCTCGTAAGAGTTGTTTCCATCCTGCAAAGAGAAGAATTAAAGAGAAGGATAGCAAAAACTGCCAGTTACTTTCTTGCTCTTTAATTATTATTTTTACTGATTCAACTTATTATTTCTCTCTTTTCTGAAAGTACTTGAGGTAGAACCATATAAAAATAAGAGCAACCAGAACTGAGAAGCCTATCATGAAATAGGTAAATGTGGACACTAGAAATCAGCTCCCTGTAGGATTATAATTATGATCTGTAAATAAGCAATTGTAATTAAGCTGTTTTAAGCAACTTTATTGAAATTGACCTGCAAATGTTTAAACATTTCTTTTGCATAGGTTTTCGAAATTTTGATTATATGATTCCTTCTCTTTCACCTGCAAAGAAATTTTTTACTGGTGTATTGGCCCGGCTGCCCATAAGTGCCGGCGTGCAGAAAGCATTTTTCATTCAGAATATTTCCAGGAGTGGGTGGGGGAAGGAAACTTCAAATTATCCTTGCTTCGATGCATATATTATACTGATGAGGGGCATAAGAACGGACTACCCTTTCCTCCAGAATTTCAATCTTCCGTCCTGCTTTTTCCGCAGCTTTTCTGATAAGCTCAATGGAACTTTCGAAGAGGTCGTCTTCAGGAGTCATTCCGTAATAGTGGATTATACCGCCCGGTTTTGTAAGGAAGACAGCGGAGTCCAGGAACTCATGGGCACTGTGGGGAAGGTTCATGATCACATGATCGGCAGTGCCTGCAAATCTTTTTGCTTCTTCCCTGGCATCGCCTTCGATTGTTTCGATATTTTTTGCTGAGTTAAGGGTTATATTTTCCCTGAGGTAGCCGACAGCATCCGGGTTTTTGTCGATTGCAACAACCCTTGCAGGCTTTTTGCTCTTTGCTATAAGGATACTGTAAGGGCCAACACCTGCAAACATATCGACAACAGTATCCCCTTCCAGTATCCAGGAGAGGATACGCGAGCGTTCAGTGGAAAGGCGAGGGGTAAAATATGCCTTTGCAAGGTCAACTTTGTAACGGCACCCGTACTCCCTGTGAACAGTCACGGTTCTGGGTTCGCCTGCCACAATCTCGAATTCCCTTACTCTGAACTCCCCGATCACAGGAGTAAGAGGTTTGAGTACGGTTTTTATGTTTGGATGGGTCAGGAGGAGGGCGTCGGCAATTCTTGAAGCTTTTTGAGGATCAAGATCCGGATCTTCCAGAAGTGCAATATCCCCGATGAGCTCATAAGCCGGATTGAAACCAAGGAGATCCCCAGGCGTGGGTTTTTTTTCCTGAGGCTCAAACTCGAACTCCACAAGTTCGGCTTCTTCGGGGAGCCCTTCCAGTTCATGCAAAAGAAGTTCTCTGGAGAGGGGAATATAGAGAAAAGATTCATCCGAAGCGATCTTCATGGAATTTTCAAGGATTTCAAAGTCAAGGAGTGTTCTCCTTGCAGTTTCTCCTTTCTTTTTGGGAACTTTTATGCATTGCCGTTTCATAGGACTCCGACCTTCTGAAACTTTAAAGTTATCCTTTTGTTATTAAGTTTTCTCAATATCGAAACTGAATCAGGGAATCTCTTTAGAAATTTCGTTACCAAATATCTCTTTATACCTGGAGACATCTAAAATAGAAATAATTGAAAAGTTTTAAAATGGAAAGGAAGGGATAATCTGGTAGTTGAAATGATCCTATATGACCTCAGAACTATATCACTTGGTTTGCAAATAGGAGCTTTATTATTATTTGTGTTAAGCCTGGTCGAACTAAAAAAGAAATCGAAAAAAGGAGGCATGATTGGACATGGAAAGATGGCAACCGAGGGATATGTTCTTGCCTTATTATCGGTTCTTTATATGCTTTATTCGGCTTACAACCTGACAATTAGCGGAAAGGCTCCTTCAGTTATATATACTCACGGTCTTTTTGGAGCCACATCCCTGGCTTTTGGTTTTATTTTCATTATTAACAGATGGAGCTGGAAAACTCGTAGAAATATGAGGATACTGCTGGCTTTATGGGTGCTCACCTTCAGTGGAGGGATATCGTTCTATTTTGCTTTTACTGGAAAGTTCCCCTGAGGAAAAAAATTGAAAAAAAATAAAAGAAAGAACTCCTGAAGGGAAAAAATAGGAGTCTTTTTGTTATATTCTGGGTTTTAGATTGGTTGCAGTCAATAGCTAATGGAATTAATGATAAATTTTGATAATCCCAGAAGATAGTAAAAAGTCTCAAAAATAGAGAGACTACTTCAGGACAACTGAATGGAATTATTATAGTTAAGCATGAAATAAAACCCGAAAATCACTAAAAATCCCCCGCAGACATAAAGAACCATTTCATGGGTGCGCTCGGGAAACAGGGATTTTCCCCGGCTGAAAGATCCGGACACAGCAGTAAACCAGCCTATGTCTGCTGCCCAGTGCCCCAGGAGATAGGCAACAGAGATGAGAAGTCCCAGTTCATTTTCCTTTAACACAAGCGCACTGCCCGCAGTAAGCCACCAGATCCAGAAATAAGGGTTTGAAACGGAGGTTATCAGACCCAATGCAATGGGGTTTGAAGTCAATTTTAAGCCTGAAGAACCTGGGGAAACTCCTGCAGAAGCAGCAGCTTTTGCACCTTTTACAGTAAGCAGTCCGAAAACCACAAGTGAAAGCCCACCAATAACGGAAATAGCTGAGATTGTGCCGCTGCCGATAAGAGATGCAGCTCCAAAAAGAATGAGCACAGAGAGTACAAACTCGACCAGTATATGTCCAAAAACAACTTCAGGACCTGCAAACCATCCCCTTTGGAGAGAAACTTCTATAGTTGCAAAAAGCATGGGGCCGGGGACCAGGGCACCTGTAAGCCCGACAGTGAAGCCTAAGAGAAGGGCTTTGGAAATCTCAATTGTCAGCATTACTAATCATAAATTTTTTAAACGTTTATTATAAATGTATACTACAAATGTATGCTACAAATCTGTGTTATAAATATATGCTACAAATGTGTTCTTTTGAAAAAGAAAAAGGGCTGATAACAGGATGTGAGCATATCTAAAATTACTGTTCTGAAAAAAATGAATGAAAAAAGAGGGCACATTTTTCCCTCCACATACCAGATAAACCTTAAACCCGGCTGGCAAAACGGAAAAAAAAATTTAGAGGATTATCTCGATATCCAGTTCTTCTGCCAGTTCTTTATACCTGTTTCTGATGGTAACTTCCGTTACCCCGGCAACGTCTGCGACTTCGCGCTGAGTCCTCCGCTCACCGCAGAGAATGGATGCAATGTAAATTGCAGCTGCGGCAACTCCTGTTGGACCTCTCCCGCTTGTGAGTTCTTTTTCTGAAGCCTGCCTGAGAATCTCAACGCTCTTTGACTGGACCTCTCCCTTCAGGTTAAGCCCGGAGCAGAACCTTGGGACATAGTCGATAGGGGAAGTTGGCATGAGTTTTAAGGCAAGTTCTCTGGAAATGAAACGGTAAGTCCTTCCAATTTCTTTCCTGCTAACCCTCGAAACCTCTTCGATCTCATCAAGAGTTCTCGGGACACTGCACTGACGGCAGGCAGCATAAAGGGCAGCTGCGGCTACACCTTCAATACTGCGACCGCGGATAAGGTTTTTGTCCACAGCTTTTCTGTAGACAACGGCTGCGGTTTCCCGGACAGTCCTTGGAAGACCAAGAGCAGAAGCCATCCTGTCCAGTTCAGAAAGAGCAAAAGCCAGATTTCTTTCAGTTGCGTTACTTACACGAATTCTACGCTGCCATTTTCTTAAACGATAGAGCTGGGCACGATTTTTGGAGGAGATAGATTTCCCGTAGGAATCGCGATTTCTCCAGTCAATCATTGTGGAAAGCCCTTTATCGTGAATTGTATATGTCATGGGCGCACCCACACGGGAACGCTTCATGCGCTGATCGTGATCGAAAGCTCGCCATTCTGGTCCCTCATCCACAAAGTCGGCATCAATGACAAGTCCGCAGTCCCCACAAACGAGCTCAGCTCTCTCATAATCGTGAACAAGGTTCCTGCTACCGCATTCTGGACATACGGCCTTTTCGTTTTCAAAATTTTGCTCTTTTTGTTTTTCTTTGCGAGCTTTAATCATGGCACGTATTTTTTCTCTTTCAAGAGTGTCCGAATAGCGAACTCTTTCGACTTCTACCATATTATATCACCTTACAAATTAACATGACTATGTTTATGATTCCCTGCAATCTCAAGCCTGCCAATATAAATTACAATAAATATATAAAATAAGGGATAAGAAAACTTGCGGCTATAACCAGCAAAAAACATATAAACCAGTTAAAGTTAAACCATAACAAAGGGTTAAAACCTTCATCAAATGCCAGAGACCTCACCGAATATAGACTCTTTCATTGACGAGTGCCCGAGTTTCCGAATCAGGAATTCGCTTAAAGCCCTTCACTAAAAAATATGGATGGTTCACAGGTCCGAAGACACTGGCAATTGTACCAATCCGATTCAGGGCCTTGTCAACAACAACCGAATTCAATTTAGGGAGACTACCTGACACGTTATCGGGTTTTACCTCATCCCCTCTAATTATCAGGTTTTTAAGACCTGACCTGTGTAGCACGGTACCGAGTCGTTTCATATCAGCCACGAATTGTTATACCTCTATGCACAGGGCTGAATACCCCGGCTTCGAGTGGATTAAACTGTCAGTCCTGAATAATAATATATATTGTAGACTGAAAAGCACATGTAGTCTATGCTTATTATATATAAAGATATCGCAAGACCTATATTATACATTGATCTCAACTAAATCAAAAGAGTAAAGTATAAGATACAGGAAAAGGAAACCACAAGCTTATATATGAAATGGACATTGTTGGCAACAACCAGACCATAAATCGGAGGAATATCCAGACTCTAACTCCGAATAATGAAGACTATAGGTCTGGGGAATATCCAGACTCAACTCCGAATAATGAAGACTATAGGTCTGGAGAATATCCAGACTCAACTCTGAATAATGAAGACTATAGGTCTGGAGAATATCCAGACTCAACTCCGAATAATGAAGACTATAGGTCTGGGGAATATCCAGACTCAACTCCGAATAATGATCTCGTTCCAGGGAGGAGAATCATTGTCCAAGTTCGTATATTTTTTTGGAAAGGATGTAACTGATGGTAAGAGTAGTATGAAAGACCTGCTTGGAGGTAAGGGTGCAAACCTTGCCGAGATGGCAAATCTCGGAATCCCCGTACCACCTGGCTTTACAATAACAACCGAAGTCTGTGTACTTTATCTTAAGGAAAATAAATATCCCGAAGAGGTGCTCAGACAGGAAATAGAAGCAATCGATAAGCTAGAAGCCTTAAACGGCAAAAAGCTGGGAGATCCCGAGGATCCGTTGCTGGTCTCTGTAAGATCCGGAGCCAGGGTGTCCATGCCGGGGATGATGGACACAGTTCTGAATCTTGGACTTACGGACAAATCAGTAATCGGACTCGCAAAAAAAGTCAATGATGAAAGATTCGCTTACGATTGTTACCGAAGATTTATCGCCATGTTTGGGGACGTGGTGCTTGGAGTTGAATTCAGAAAATTCGATTCCTTAATCGAGGACAAGAAAAAGGAACTGGGGGTTAAGTCCGACACCGACCTCGATTCAAAAGCATTAAAAGAATTGGCAGAAAGATTCAAAGAAGTAATCAAACTCGAAAAAGGATTTGAGTTCCCTCAGGACCCTAAAGTTCAGCTTCAGCTGGCAATTAATGCTGTTTTTGATTCATGGAATAACCAGAGAGCCATCACCTACAGGAAGCTCAATGGCATTGATGATAGCTGGGGTACAGCTGTTACTGTACAGACCATGGTTTACGGGAACAGAGGAAGCACCTCAGGTACAGGTGTTGCTTTTACAAGAAACCCATCTACAGGCGAAAAGAAGTTTTTCGGAGAATACCTCATCAATGCACAGGGCGAAGATGTGGTTGCCGGGATCAGGACCCCAAAATATATTAATACGCTCGGAGACGAAATCCCGGAAGCCTATTCCCAGCTTGTGGATATCTGCCAGAGACTTGAATCCCACTTCCGGGACATGCAGGACATAGAGTTTACCATTCAGGAAGGAAAACTCTACATGCTGCAGACCAGGACAGGAAAACGCACAGCTGCGGCAACCGTAAAGATTGCAACGGACATGGTGGCAGAAGGGCTTATAGACAAGGAAACTGCAGTAACCAGAGTCAAAGCCGAAAACATCGACCAGCTCTTGCACCCGAGAATTGACCCGGAAGCAAAACTGGAAATAATTGCAAAAGGGCTTCCTGCATCTCCAGGAGCTGCTGTAGGAAAGGTAGTCTTTACCGCCGAAGCTGCTGAAGAGATGGCAGAGTTAGGCGAAAAGACAATTCTTGTCCGTACCGAGACCTCTCCGGAAGACATTGGTGGCATGGCAGCTGCACAGGGAGTTCTTACCGTGCGCGGAGGAATGACCTCTCACGCTGCAGTCGTTGGTAGGGGCATGGGCAAACCCTGTGTTGTAGGCTGCGGAGATATCTCAATTGATATCAAGAACGCTCTCTTTATGGTAAACGGCTTCACCATCAAAGAGCACGAATATATTACGATTGATGGAAGTCTCGGAAACGTCATAATCGGGAAAGTAGACCTGATTGATGCCGAAATAAATTATGATATGAGAAAGCTTCTCACCTGGGCTGATGAGATCAGGACTCTCGGAGTAAGGACAAATGCCGACAATCCGGCTGATGCTTCTCTTGCCCGCGAACTTGGTGCAGAAGGTATCGGGCTTTGCAGGACAGAGCATATGTTCTTTGGTGAAGACAGGATCCCCGCAGTTAGGGAAATGATCATGGCCGAAGAAGAGAAGACCAGGAAAAAAGCTCTCAAGAAATTGCTCCCCATGCAGAAAGAAGACTTCCTTGGAATCTTCCGTAGCATGGAAGGTCTGCCTGTAACCATCAGGCTCCTTGACCCGCCTCTGCACGAGTTCCTTCCGGATAAAGAAGAGCTCTATGAAAAGCTCAAGGAACTTGAAACCACCGGGGATTGTGGGAAAATCGATGAGATTAAGAAAATCATCAAGCGTGTAGTTTCCCTTAAGGAACTTAACCCCATGCTCGGGCACAGGGGCTGCAGGCTTGGGATTACCTATCCTGAAATCTACAACATGCAGGTACGTGCAATAATGGAGGCAGCCTGTGAGCTTACAGCCGAAGGAATCGAGATAGTTCCTGAAATCATGATTCCGCTCGTGGGTCTCGTAAAAGAACTCTCCCTTT
The Methanosarcina sp. WWM596 DNA segment above includes these coding regions:
- a CDS encoding LysE family transporter, translating into MLTIEISKALLLGFTVGLTGALVPGPMLFATIEVSLQRGWFAGPEVVFGHILVEFVLSVLILFGAASLIGSGTISAISVIGGLSLVVFGLLTVKGAKAAASAGVSPGSSGLKLTSNPIALGLITSVSNPYFWIWWLTAGSALVLKENELGLLISVAYLLGHWAADIGWFTAVSGSFSRGKSLFPERTHEMVLYVCGGFLVIFGFYFMLNYNNSIQLS
- a CDS encoding class I SAM-dependent methyltransferase family protein, producing MKRQCIKVPKKKGETARRTLLDFEILENSMKIASDESFLYIPLSRELLLHELEGLPEEAELVEFEFEPQEKKPTPGDLLGFNPAYELIGDIALLEDPDLDPQKASRIADALLLTHPNIKTVLKPLTPVIGEFRVREFEIVAGEPRTVTVHREYGCRYKVDLAKAYFTPRLSTERSRILSWILEGDTVVDMFAGVGPYSILIAKSKKPARVVAIDKNPDAVGYLRENITLNSAKNIETIEGDAREEAKRFAGTADHVIMNLPHSAHEFLDSAVFLTKPGGIIHYYGMTPEDDLFESSIELIRKAAEKAGRKIEILEERVVRSYAPHQYNICIEARII
- a CDS encoding dienelactone hydrolase family protein; amino-acid sequence: MNVSSNIDKGNSGIKIPIDSITLEGNLIIPEGAKGIVIFAHGSGSSRHSPRNQYIAQELQRSGIGTLLFDLLTVEEERIDMLTRNLRFDIDLLANRLVNVTTWILSNPATKNFKIGYFGASTGAAAALMAAKEHGNTIKAIVSRGGRPDLAESALIYVDAPTLLIVGGKDTQVIDLNQWAFNRMTMLDKEIKIVPGATHLFEEQGTLEEVASLAREWFNEYL
- a CDS encoding transcription initiation factor IIB — its product is MVEVERVRYSDTLEREKIRAMIKARKEKQKEQNFENEKAVCPECGSRNLVHDYERAELVCGDCGLVIDADFVDEGPEWRAFDHDQRMKRSRVGAPMTYTIHDKGLSTMIDWRNRDSYGKSISSKNRAQLYRLRKWQRRIRVSNATERNLAFALSELDRMASALGLPRTVRETAAVVYRKAVDKNLIRGRSIEGVAAAALYAACRQCSVPRTLDEIEEVSRVSRKEIGRTYRFISRELALKLMPTSPIDYVPRFCSGLNLKGEVQSKSVEILRQASEKELTSGRGPTGVAAAAIYIASILCGERRTQREVADVAGVTEVTIRNRYKELAEELDIEIIL
- a CDS encoding peroxiredoxin; translation: MTNEIKIGETIKDFRLRDQKREEVHLYDLKGKKVLLSFHPLAWTKVCAEQMKLLEENHELFAELNTVPLGISVDSMPSKKAWSRELGIMHIRLLSDFWPHGKVARIYGIFKEKEGVSERANIIIDEDQKVVFFKKYPGHELPDIKEVIEVLKN
- a CDS encoding Gar1/Naf1 family protein, translated to MKRLGTVLHRSGLKNLIIRGDEVKPDNVSGSLPKLNSVVVDKALNRIGTIASVFGPVNHPYFLVKGFKRIPDSETRALVNERVYIR
- the ppdK gene encoding pyruvate, phosphate dikinase → MSKFVYFFGKDVTDGKSSMKDLLGGKGANLAEMANLGIPVPPGFTITTEVCVLYLKENKYPEEVLRQEIEAIDKLEALNGKKLGDPEDPLLVSVRSGARVSMPGMMDTVLNLGLTDKSVIGLAKKVNDERFAYDCYRRFIAMFGDVVLGVEFRKFDSLIEDKKKELGVKSDTDLDSKALKELAERFKEVIKLEKGFEFPQDPKVQLQLAINAVFDSWNNQRAITYRKLNGIDDSWGTAVTVQTMVYGNRGSTSGTGVAFTRNPSTGEKKFFGEYLINAQGEDVVAGIRTPKYINTLGDEIPEAYSQLVDICQRLESHFRDMQDIEFTIQEGKLYMLQTRTGKRTAAATVKIATDMVAEGLIDKETAVTRVKAENIDQLLHPRIDPEAKLEIIAKGLPASPGAAVGKVVFTAEAAEEMAELGEKTILVRTETSPEDIGGMAAAQGVLTVRGGMTSHAAVVGRGMGKPCVVGCGDISIDIKNALFMVNGFTIKEHEYITIDGSLGNVIIGKVDLIDAEINYDMRKLLTWADEIRTLGVRTNADNPADASLARELGAEGIGLCRTEHMFFGEDRIPAVREMIMAEEEKTRKKALKKLLPMQKEDFLGIFRSMEGLPVTIRLLDPPLHEFLPDKEELYEKLKELETTGDCGKIDEIKKIIKRVVSLKELNPMLGHRGCRLGITYPEIYNMQVRAIMEAACELTAEGIEIVPEIMIPLVGLVKELSLSKEEVCKTAETVMAEKGMKIDYKVGTMIELPRATIVADQIAKEADFFSFGTNDLTQTTFGFSRDDVSKFVPIYQKAGILEHDPFAVLDQEGVGELMKIGIGKGRSVKPELKIGICGEHGGEPKSITFAHQIGIDYVSCSPYRVPIARLVAAQSTIKMRNAK